In Sideroxyarcus emersonii, one DNA window encodes the following:
- a CDS encoding prephenate dehydrogenase/arogenate dehydrogenase family protein, which yields MQPAFRKVVIFGVGLIGGSFALALRKAGAVSEVVGFGRSTATLEQAMQLGIVDRIGSDIAGEVGDADLVLLATPVAQMGEIFARIAPHLGAHTLVTDGGSTKGDVVAAARANLGDKLPQFIPAHPIAGAEKSGASAAQADLYQGKKVVLTPLPENPGESVARVRKAWEWCGAVVSELTPQQHDAVFAAVSHLPHLLSFALVHDLAQRDNRDQLLSFAASGFRDFTRIAASSPEMWRDICLANRDAMLRELLQYANELHVLYQALEQSDAAKLEEVFSEARKVRSAWTQQ from the coding sequence ATGCAGCCAGCCTTTCGCAAGGTCGTCATATTCGGCGTGGGGTTAATTGGCGGCTCGTTCGCTCTGGCTTTGCGCAAGGCGGGAGCAGTGTCCGAAGTGGTCGGCTTCGGGCGCAGTACCGCGACGCTGGAACAGGCCATGCAGCTGGGCATCGTGGACCGTATCGGCAGCGATATCGCCGGCGAAGTGGGCGATGCCGATCTGGTGCTGCTTGCCACCCCTGTGGCGCAGATGGGCGAAATCTTCGCTCGCATCGCTCCGCATCTCGGTGCGCATACGCTGGTCACCGACGGCGGCAGCACCAAGGGCGATGTGGTCGCGGCAGCTCGGGCCAATCTGGGTGACAAGCTGCCGCAGTTCATTCCAGCCCATCCCATCGCCGGCGCGGAGAAGAGCGGGGCCTCTGCGGCGCAAGCCGATTTGTACCAAGGCAAGAAAGTGGTGCTGACGCCCTTGCCGGAAAACCCCGGAGAATCTGTGGCACGCGTGCGCAAAGCATGGGAGTGGTGCGGTGCGGTGGTCAGCGAGCTGACTCCGCAGCAGCACGATGCGGTGTTCGCGGCGGTGAGCCATCTGCCGCATCTGCTGTCGTTTGCGCTGGTGCATGATCTGGCGCAACGCGACAACCGCGACCAGTTGCTCTCGTTCGCCGCCAGCGGCTTCCGCGATTTCACCCGTATCGCTGCCAGTTCACCGGAAATGTGGCGCGACATCTGCCTCGCCAACCGCGATGCGATGCTGCGGGAGCTGCTGCAATATGCCAATGAATTGCATGTGCTCTACCAGGCGCTGGAGCAGAGCGATGCCGCCAAGCTGGAGGAGGTTTTCAGCGAAGCGCGCAAAGTGCGCAGTGCCTGGACGCAACAATAA
- the hisC gene encoding histidinol-phosphate transaminase, protein MNYCDLAPSYIRSIAPYQPGKPISELERELGITGIVKLASNENPLGASPAAVAAMQNAIKSIALYPDGNGFELKDALVKRYEVAHANITLGNGSNDLLELAARAFLAPGDRVVYSAHAFAVYALATQAVGATGISVPAAEGYGHDLPAMLKAAKDNKVKIVFIANPNNPTGTFLMADELQAFMRGLPPEILVVLDEAYNEYLPEEKRYDSVSWMQQFPNLIITRTFSKAYGLAGLRVGYALAHEQVTDMMNRVRQPFNVNSVAQAAAVAALRDVSFVKKTLELNQRGMVQVTEGLTRLGLEYIPSFGNFVAFRIGNATAMYRRLLELGVIVRPIANYDMPDWLRVSIGLESENAKFLAALERAISQQAHGESK, encoded by the coding sequence ATGAATTATTGTGATTTAGCGCCATCCTATATACGTTCCATTGCGCCTTACCAGCCGGGCAAGCCGATCTCCGAGCTGGAACGCGAACTGGGCATCACCGGTATCGTCAAGCTGGCTTCGAACGAGAACCCGCTGGGCGCAAGCCCGGCTGCCGTGGCCGCGATGCAGAACGCGATCAAGTCCATTGCGTTGTATCCGGATGGCAACGGTTTCGAGTTGAAAGACGCGCTGGTGAAGCGCTACGAAGTGGCGCATGCCAATATCACGCTGGGGAACGGCTCGAACGACCTGCTGGAATTGGCGGCGCGCGCATTTCTTGCTCCCGGCGACCGGGTGGTTTATTCGGCGCATGCCTTTGCCGTGTATGCCTTGGCGACGCAAGCAGTCGGTGCGACCGGTATCAGCGTCCCGGCAGCCGAAGGATACGGTCATGACCTTCCCGCGATGCTGAAGGCGGCCAAGGATAACAAGGTGAAGATTGTCTTCATTGCCAACCCGAACAACCCGACCGGCACATTCCTGATGGCGGACGAGTTGCAGGCGTTCATGCGCGGACTGCCGCCGGAGATTCTGGTGGTGCTGGACGAGGCTTATAACGAATATTTGCCGGAAGAAAAACGTTACGACAGCGTGAGCTGGATGCAGCAGTTCCCCAACCTCATCATCACGCGCACTTTTTCCAAGGCTTATGGCCTGGCGGGCCTGCGGGTGGGATATGCGCTGGCGCACGAGCAGGTGACGGACATGATGAATCGCGTGCGGCAGCCGTTCAATGTGAACAGCGTGGCGCAGGCCGCGGCGGTGGCGGCATTGCGCGACGTGTCCTTCGTCAAGAAGACGCTGGAACTGAACCAGCGCGGGATGGTGCAGGTTACCGAGGGCCTGACCAGACTGGGGCTGGAGTACATCCCTTCGTTCGGCAACTTCGTGGCGTTCCGTATCGGCAACGCCACGGCGATGTACCGACGCTTGCTCGAACTGGGCGTGATCGTGCGTCCGATAGCCAACTACGATATGCCGGACTGGCTGCGCGTGAGCATCGGTCTGGAAAGTGAGAATGCAAAATTTTTAGCAGCGCTGGAAAGAGCAATCAGCCAGCAAGCACATGGAGAGAGCAAATGA
- the rpsA gene encoding 30S ribosomal protein S1 — MTAVADMESFASLFEESLNRKEMRAGELITAQVVRVEQNVVVVNAGLKSESFIPVEEFKDAQGNIEVKAGDFTTVAIESLENGYGETRLSREKAKRLAAWIDLEQAMEEGRIVEGYVSGKVKGGLTAMVNGIRAFLPGSLVDTRPVKDTTPYENKTMELKVIKLDRKRNNVVVSRRAVLEASQGADRESLLENLKEGAIVKGIVKNITDYGAFVDLGGIDGLLHITDLAWRRVKHPSEVLSVGDEVEAKILKFDQEKNRVSLGIKQMGDDPWNGLARRYPQGTRLFGKVTNLTDYGAFVEIEQGIEGLVHVSEMDWTNKNVHPSKVVALGDEVEVMILEIDEQRRRISLGMKQCKSNPWDDFALNHKKGDKVKGAIKSITDFGVFIGLEGGIDGLVHLSDLSWSIPGEEAVRNYKKGDELEALVLAIDVERERISLGVKQLEGDPFGGYVSGHDKGAVVTGTVKSLDAKGAVVMLEGDVEAYLKASEVSADRVEDIRNHLKEGDTVKAVIINVDRKNRGINLSIKALDKADTAAAMQKFAAENTSSAGTTNLGALLKAKLDSSKAEAQ, encoded by the coding sequence ATGACTGCAGTAGCTGATATGGAAAGTTTTGCTTCCCTGTTTGAAGAGAGCCTGAACCGCAAGGAAATGCGCGCAGGCGAATTGATCACCGCCCAAGTCGTTCGCGTCGAGCAGAACGTGGTTGTGGTGAACGCCGGATTGAAATCCGAAAGTTTTATTCCCGTTGAAGAATTCAAGGATGCCCAGGGCAACATCGAGGTCAAGGCCGGGGACTTCACCACTGTAGCGATCGAATCGCTGGAGAACGGTTATGGCGAAACGCGCCTGTCGCGCGAGAAGGCCAAGCGCCTGGCAGCCTGGATCGATCTGGAACAGGCGATGGAAGAAGGCCGCATCGTTGAAGGTTACGTCAGCGGCAAGGTCAAGGGCGGCCTGACTGCCATGGTGAACGGCATCCGTGCCTTCCTGCCCGGTTCGCTGGTGGATACCCGCCCGGTCAAGGACACCACGCCGTACGAAAACAAGACCATGGAACTCAAGGTCATCAAGCTGGATCGCAAGCGCAACAACGTGGTGGTGTCCCGCCGCGCCGTGCTGGAAGCATCGCAGGGTGCCGACCGCGAGTCCCTGCTGGAAAACCTTAAAGAAGGCGCGATCGTCAAGGGTATCGTCAAGAACATCACCGACTACGGTGCGTTCGTCGACCTGGGCGGTATCGATGGCCTGCTGCACATCACCGATCTGGCATGGCGCCGCGTCAAGCATCCGTCCGAGGTGCTGTCTGTCGGTGACGAAGTCGAAGCCAAGATTCTCAAGTTCGACCAGGAAAAGAACCGCGTTTCGCTGGGCATCAAGCAGATGGGCGACGATCCGTGGAACGGTCTGGCACGTCGCTACCCGCAAGGCACACGCCTGTTCGGCAAGGTGACCAACTTGACCGACTACGGTGCATTCGTGGAAATCGAGCAAGGTATCGAAGGTCTGGTGCACGTGTCCGAAATGGACTGGACCAACAAGAACGTACATCCTTCCAAGGTTGTTGCCCTGGGCGACGAAGTCGAAGTGATGATCCTCGAGATCGACGAGCAGCGCCGCCGTATCTCTCTGGGCATGAAGCAGTGCAAGTCCAATCCATGGGACGATTTCGCTCTGAACCACAAGAAGGGCGACAAGGTTAAGGGCGCGATCAAGTCGATCACCGACTTCGGCGTGTTCATCGGCCTGGAAGGCGGCATCGACGGTCTGGTGCACCTGTCCGACCTGTCCTGGTCCATCCCCGGCGAAGAAGCCGTGCGCAACTACAAGAAGGGCGACGAACTGGAAGCGCTGGTTCTGGCCATCGACGTCGAGCGCGAGCGCATCTCCCTGGGCGTGAAGCAACTGGAAGGTGATCCGTTCGGCGGCTACGTTTCCGGCCACGACAAAGGCGCTGTGGTTACCGGTACCGTGAAGTCGCTGGATGCCAAGGGTGCCGTAGTGATGCTGGAAGGCGACGTGGAAGCCTACCTGAAGGCCTCCGAAGTTTCCGCCGACCGCGTGGAAGACATCCGCAACCACCTGAAGGAAGGCGATACCGTCAAGGCCGTCATCATCAACGTGGACCGCAAGAACCGCGGCATCAACCTGTCGATCAAGGCGCTGGACAAGGCCGACACGGCAGCGGCGATGCAGAAGTTCGCTGCGGAAAACACCAGCAGTGCGGGTACGACCAATCTGGGCGCCTTGCTCAAGGCAAAACTGGATTCCAGCAAGGCTGAAGCGCAATAA
- the serC gene encoding 3-phosphoserine/phosphohydroxythreonine transaminase has translation MTIFNFAAGPAVLPHEVLEQAREELLDWRGTGMSVMEMSHRGKEFMGIAAEAHADLRELMAIPENYKVLFLQGGATMQFSMVPLNLLRGKLSADYVNTGIWSKKAIDEAKKLCYVNEVASSADKSFSYAPGFAQWKLDKEAAYVHYTPNETIGGVEFNWVPDTGKVPLVADMSSNILSRPCDVTQFGLIYAGAQKNIGPAGVTLVIVREDLIGHAPAGLPTMLDYKTHADNDSMYNTPPTYGIYMAGLVFKWLKKNGGVAQMEKTNIAKARLLYGVIDASDGFYTCPVAKADRSRMNVPFRTRDAALDAEFLKQADARGLLQLKGHKLAGGMRASIYNAMPLAGVQALADFMGEFARSKG, from the coding sequence ATGACGATATTCAATTTTGCAGCTGGCCCTGCCGTATTGCCGCATGAGGTGCTGGAGCAGGCGCGCGAGGAACTACTCGATTGGCGCGGCACCGGCATGTCGGTGATGGAGATGTCGCACCGGGGCAAGGAATTCATGGGGATCGCTGCCGAGGCCCATGCCGACCTGCGCGAGCTGATGGCTATTCCCGAGAATTACAAGGTGCTGTTCCTGCAGGGCGGCGCCACCATGCAGTTTTCGATGGTTCCGCTCAACCTGCTGCGCGGCAAGCTTTCCGCCGATTATGTGAACACCGGTATCTGGTCGAAGAAGGCCATCGATGAGGCGAAGAAGCTTTGCTACGTGAACGAGGTCGCCAGCAGCGCCGACAAGTCATTCAGCTATGCCCCAGGCTTTGCGCAGTGGAAACTGGACAAGGAAGCGGCCTACGTGCACTACACGCCCAACGAGACCATCGGCGGCGTCGAATTCAATTGGGTGCCCGATACCGGCAAGGTGCCGCTGGTGGCGGACATGTCATCCAACATCCTGTCGCGCCCCTGCGACGTGACGCAATTCGGCCTCATCTACGCGGGGGCGCAGAAGAACATCGGGCCCGCCGGCGTGACCCTGGTGATCGTGCGCGAAGACCTGATCGGGCACGCGCCTGCGGGGCTGCCGACCATGCTGGACTACAAGACCCACGCCGATAACGATTCGATGTACAACACACCGCCGACCTACGGTATCTACATGGCGGGCCTGGTGTTCAAGTGGCTGAAGAAGAATGGCGGAGTGGCGCAGATGGAAAAGACCAATATCGCCAAGGCCAGGCTGCTTTACGGCGTGATCGACGCCAGCGACGGTTTCTATACCTGCCCGGTGGCGAAAGCCGACCGCTCGCGCATGAACGTGCCGTTCAGGACACGCGATGCGGCGCTGGATGCGGAGTTCCTCAAGCAGGCGGATGCGCGTGGCCTGTTGCAGCTCAAGGGCCACAAGCTGGCAGGCGGTATGCGCGCCTCCATTTACAATGCCATGCCGCTGGCCGGTGTGCAGGCGCTGGCAGATTTCATGGGCGAATTCGCCCGTAGCAAAGGCTGA
- a CDS encoding bifunctional 3-phosphoshikimate 1-carboxyvinyltransferase/cytidylate kinase encodes MTHSEFLELPPLMSARGTVRLPGSKSISNRVLLLAALAQGTTTVRDLLHSDDTERMLDALRTLGVVVESLGDNAYRVTGCGGNFPVKQAKLFLGNAGTAFRPLTAALALSGGSYELSGVPRMHERPIGDLVDALRQLGADIRYLGNEGFPPLQISPAKLVGDTVKVRGDVSSQFLTGLLMALPLTGKAVNIEVVGELISKPYIKITLAMMAHFGVKVWPWSIVEGELDWQHCVVPGVQRYQSPDTIYVEGDASSASYFLAAGAIGGGPVRIEGVGRVSVQGDVRFADELSRMGARIEKGENWMEVHAPASGKLKAIDLDCNHIPDAAMTLAVAALFADGTTRLSNIASWRVKETDRIAAMATELRKVGATVEEGADYIRITPPARIKHAAIDTYDDHRMAMCFSLAAFGGAGVRINDPKCVAKTFPEYFAEFAKVTQAVPVIAIDGPSASGKGTVAQRVATALGMHYLDSGALYRLLGLAAQKRGIALEAEDKLAELAGQVDIRFEGEGIWLDGVKVGDELRTEEAGAAASRIAALPKVRAALLDKQRAFRRAPGLVADGRDMASVVFPDSVLKIFLTASAEARAERRYKQLKEKGMSANIAALLQDIRARDERDTQRSVAPLQQAQGASLLDTTPLNIEQAVQEVLSRYRAVK; translated from the coding sequence ATGACTCATTCTGAATTCCTTGAACTGCCTCCTTTGATGTCTGCGCGCGGCACCGTGCGTCTGCCCGGATCCAAGAGTATCTCCAATCGTGTGTTGTTGCTGGCGGCGCTGGCGCAAGGCACGACGACAGTGCGCGACCTGCTGCACTCGGACGATACTGAGCGCATGCTGGATGCGCTGCGCACGCTGGGTGTTGTGGTGGAGTCGCTAGGTGACAATGCCTATCGCGTAACCGGTTGCGGCGGGAACTTTCCAGTTAAACAGGCAAAGTTATTCCTTGGCAATGCAGGTACCGCATTCCGCCCTCTGACAGCCGCATTGGCCTTGTCCGGCGGCAGCTATGAGTTGTCCGGTGTGCCACGCATGCATGAGCGTCCTATTGGCGACCTGGTAGATGCATTGCGCCAACTCGGCGCGGACATCCGCTATCTGGGCAATGAAGGTTTTCCGCCGTTGCAGATTTCTCCCGCCAAATTGGTGGGCGACACGGTGAAAGTGCGCGGTGATGTGTCTAGTCAATTTCTCACTGGCTTGTTGATGGCGTTACCGCTGACCGGGAAGGCTGTGAATATCGAAGTGGTGGGCGAGTTGATTTCAAAACCGTACATCAAGATCACGTTGGCGATGATGGCGCACTTCGGCGTCAAGGTATGGCCGTGGTCAATTGTTGAGGGTGAGCTGGATTGGCAACATTGTGTTGTGCCCGGCGTGCAGCGTTATCAAAGTCCCGACACGATTTACGTGGAGGGCGACGCTTCGTCCGCCTCATATTTCTTAGCAGCTGGCGCTATTGGCGGCGGGCCGGTGCGCATCGAAGGCGTGGGGCGTGTCAGTGTACAAGGCGATGTGCGTTTTGCTGATGAATTGAGTCGGATGGGTGCGCGAATTGAGAAGGGTGAGAATTGGATGGAGGTACATGCGCCCGCGAGCGGCAAACTCAAAGCCATCGACCTCGACTGCAACCACATCCCCGATGCTGCGATGACGTTGGCCGTGGCAGCGCTGTTTGCCGACGGCACGACCAGATTGAGCAACATCGCCAGCTGGCGCGTGAAGGAAACCGACCGCATCGCGGCGATGGCAACCGAATTGCGCAAGGTAGGAGCAACAGTGGAAGAAGGTGCGGATTACATTCGCATCACGCCGCCTGCACGGATCAAACATGCTGCCATCGACACTTATGATGACCACCGCATGGCGATGTGCTTCTCGCTGGCAGCGTTTGGCGGTGCCGGTGTGCGCATCAACGATCCGAAGTGTGTCGCCAAGACCTTCCCCGAATATTTCGCCGAGTTTGCCAAAGTGACGCAGGCCGTGCCGGTCATCGCCATCGACGGTCCGTCTGCCTCCGGCAAGGGCACGGTGGCGCAACGCGTGGCGACGGCTTTGGGTATGCATTATCTGGACAGCGGTGCCTTGTATCGTTTGCTGGGACTGGCGGCACAGAAGCGCGGCATTGCCCTGGAAGCGGAAGACAAATTGGCAGAACTGGCCGGGCAGGTGGATATCCGCTTTGAGGGTGAGGGTATCTGGCTGGATGGGGTGAAAGTAGGCGACGAATTGCGTACCGAGGAAGCCGGGGCGGCGGCTTCCAGAATTGCGGCCTTGCCCAAGGTGCGCGCGGCCTTGCTGGATAAACAACGGGCATTCCGCCGTGCGCCTGGGTTGGTGGCGGACGGGCGCGACATGGCATCGGTGGTATTCCCCGACTCGGTGCTGAAGATATTCCTGACCGCCAGCGCGGAAGCGCGCGCAGAGCGCAGATATAAACAGTTGAAAGAAAAAGGGATGAGTGCTAATATCGCCGCCCTTTTGCAAGATATACGGGCGCGCGACGAGCGAGATACTCAACGTAGCGTGGCTCCTTTGCAACAGGCGCAAGGTGCGAGCTTGCTGGATACAACCCCGCTGAACATCGAGCAGGCAGTCCAGGAAGTGCTAAGTCGCTACCGTGCGGTGAAGTGA
- the pheA gene encoding prephenate dehydratase, with translation MADELKKFREQIDRIDDELLRLFNQRAALAQQIGHVKGNGAVLRPEREAQVLQRMVQSNLGPLSGQGVTQLFTEVMSQCRALEAPLRVAYLGPHGTFSEAAVFQRFGQATDGLPTESIDAVFAAVENGAANYGLVPVENSTEGAVGRTLDLLLNSNLMICGEVMLQVHQCVMSNENDLSLIRKVYSHPQSFGQCQGWLNAHLPHAERITASSNADAARLAAEESFAAAVAGEQAAEHFKLKVLARNIEDDARNTTRFLVVGKQEVAPSGRDKTSLAMSAVNRPGAMHDLLAPFANNGVSMTKLESRPSRTGLWEYVFYVDIEGHQSDAKVATALAQLKQIAAFVKVLGSYPVAV, from the coding sequence ATGGCCGACGAACTGAAAAAATTCCGCGAACAGATCGACCGTATCGACGACGAGCTGCTCAGGCTGTTCAATCAGCGCGCTGCGCTGGCGCAGCAGATCGGCCACGTCAAAGGCAACGGTGCGGTGTTGCGTCCCGAGCGTGAGGCGCAGGTGCTGCAACGCATGGTGCAATCGAATCTCGGTCCCTTGTCGGGCCAGGGTGTGACCCAGTTGTTCACCGAAGTGATGTCGCAATGCCGTGCGCTGGAGGCGCCGCTGCGCGTGGCGTATCTGGGGCCGCACGGCACTTTCAGCGAGGCTGCCGTGTTCCAGCGTTTCGGCCAGGCTACCGACGGGCTGCCGACGGAATCCATCGATGCCGTTTTCGCTGCCGTCGAGAACGGTGCGGCAAATTACGGTCTGGTGCCGGTCGAGAATTCCACCGAGGGGGCGGTCGGACGTACGCTCGACCTGCTGCTGAACAGCAACCTCATGATCTGTGGTGAGGTGATGTTGCAGGTGCACCAGTGCGTGATGTCGAACGAGAACGATCTCTCGCTGATCCGCAAGGTCTATTCGCATCCGCAGTCGTTCGGGCAGTGCCAGGGCTGGCTGAATGCGCATCTGCCGCATGCCGAGCGCATCACCGCATCGAGCAATGCCGATGCGGCGCGGCTGGCGGCGGAGGAGTCGTTTGCGGCGGCAGTCGCCGGCGAGCAGGCGGCGGAGCATTTCAAGCTGAAGGTGCTGGCACGCAATATCGAGGACGATGCGCGCAATACCACGCGCTTCCTGGTCGTCGGCAAGCAGGAGGTTGCGCCTTCCGGCAGGGACAAGACTTCGCTGGCGATGTCGGCGGTGAACCGCCCCGGTGCGATGCACGACCTGCTCGCCCCGTTCGCGAACAATGGGGTTTCCATGACCAAGCTGGAGTCGCGGCCGTCGCGTACCGGGCTGTGGGAATATGTGTTCTACGTCGATATCGAAGGGCATCAATCGGATGCCAAGGTCGCCACTGCGCTAGCTCAGCTCAAGCAGATCGCCGCTTTCGTCAAGGTGCTGGGTTCCTACCCGGTCGCCGTTTAA
- the aroF gene encoding 3-deoxy-7-phosphoheptulonate synthase gives MIIVMGSEITDAQIDTVVKKIEAAGLKANISRGVERTVIGAIGDERKLDAEMFTSLPGVESAMHIAKQYKIVSRESHKQNTVIDIAGVPLGGNQIQIIGGPCSVETQDQMDLSAKYVKEAGCRLMRGGAFKPRTSPYAFQGHGVEGLDMFRKAADKFKLPIVTELMDARQIDAFIEYDVDVIQIGTRNMQNFDLLKEVGHINKPVILKRGMSATISEWLMAAEYIAAGGNHNIIFCERGIRTFETAYRNVLDVTAIPVLKKETHLPVIVDPSHAGGKAWMVPALSQAAIAAGADGLLVEMHPSPCDAWCDADQALTPDELKKLMGTLGGIAKAIGRSL, from the coding sequence ATGATCATCGTCATGGGAAGTGAAATCACCGACGCACAAATCGACACGGTGGTGAAAAAGATTGAAGCGGCCGGCCTCAAGGCCAATATCTCGCGCGGCGTCGAGCGTACCGTCATCGGCGCGATCGGCGACGAGCGCAAGCTGGATGCCGAGATGTTCACCTCGCTGCCGGGGGTGGAATCGGCGATGCATATCGCCAAGCAATACAAGATCGTGTCGCGCGAGTCGCACAAGCAGAACACCGTCATCGACATCGCCGGCGTCCCTCTTGGCGGCAACCAGATACAGATCATCGGCGGTCCCTGCTCGGTGGAAACGCAGGATCAGATGGATCTGTCGGCCAAGTATGTGAAAGAAGCCGGTTGCCGCCTGATGCGCGGCGGCGCGTTCAAGCCGCGCACCAGTCCGTATGCCTTCCAGGGGCACGGCGTGGAGGGGCTCGACATGTTCCGCAAGGCGGCTGACAAATTCAAGCTGCCCATCGTCACCGAGCTGATGGATGCGCGTCAGATCGACGCCTTCATAGAGTACGACGTGGATGTGATCCAGATCGGTACCCGCAACATGCAGAACTTCGATCTGCTCAAGGAGGTCGGCCACATCAACAAGCCGGTCATCCTCAAGCGCGGCATGTCGGCGACCATCTCGGAATGGCTGATGGCGGCGGAATACATCGCCGCCGGCGGCAACCACAACATCATCTTCTGCGAGCGCGGCATCCGCACCTTTGAAACCGCCTACCGCAACGTGCTGGATGTGACGGCGATCCCCGTGCTGAAGAAAGAGACCCACCTGCCGGTGATCGTCGACCCGTCGCATGCAGGCGGCAAGGCCTGGATGGTGCCGGCGCTGTCGCAGGCGGCCATTGCCGCAGGCGCGGACGGCCTGCTGGTCGAGATGCATCCCAGCCCGTGCGATGCGTGGTGCGATGCCGACCAGGCGCTGACCCCGGACGAATTGAAGAAGCTGATGGGTACGCTGGGCGGTATCGCGAAGGCGATCGGCCGCTCCCTGTAA